Genomic window (Pseudomonas sp. MM211):
GGTCCGGCCACTGTCCTGGAGGTGTTGCCGAGCCTTGTCGAGCAAGGCCTTGCGGTCGATCTTGTGGGTGGAAGCAAGCGGCAGGGTGTCGATGAACCACACCCGGCGCGGATGCTGATAGGCCGGCGCGTGCTCAAGGGTGAAGGCCTTGATCTCGGCCTCACTGACCTGGCTGCCTTGGCGCCGAACGACGAAGGCCATGGGTTTGAACCCTTTGATCTCGTCCTCGACCGGCACTACGCAGGCCTGCTGCACCGCGGGATGACGTTCGAGCAGCTTTTCCACCTCGCCGGGATAGATGTTCTCGCCGCCGCTAACGAACATGTCGTCACGGCGCCCCACGAAGGTGTGGAAACCATGGGTATCGCGGCGAAACACGTCGCCCGTCACGTAGAAGCCATCGGCCGTGAAGGGTGCGGCCAGATCAGGACGGTTGTGGTAACCGGACATCAGCCCGGGGCTCTTGAGCTCCAACACGCCCTCATCCGCCAGCTCGCCCGCTTCATCGCGCAAGCGCAGTTGCACATCCGGGTGGGCATACCCCACCGATAGCACCGGGCTGCTCAGCCCCTGCGGGTGGGCGCCGAAGACCACCGGCCCACCTTCGGTAGTGCCGTAGGCATTGATGATCCGTGCATTCGGCAGCAGGCGGTGGATCTGCTCCAGCAGGCTCGCACTCACCGGCGCCGAGCCCATGCGCACCACCCGCACGGACGACAGGTCGGCGCGTTCCAGCAGCGCCTGCTCGCGCAGCATCATGGCGATCATCGGCGGCACGGCGGTCAGCCAGGTACAGCGGTAACGCTGGATCGCCTCGATATAGGTGGCGGCACTGAACTGCGGCAGCAGTATCGCGGTGGCACCGCTGGCCAGGACGAGCAGCGCCAGCGCCAGCGCATTCATGTGGTACAGCGGCGCCGCGATCAACGCACGCTCATCAATCAGCGGGGTGGCCTGCAAACGGGTGCGCACGATCCATAGATGGGCTCGGTGGCTGAGCACCACGCCCTTGGGCTTACCGGTGGAGCCAGAGGTGTAGAGCATCATCGCCGGCTCGTCACCCAGCGGCTGGAAGGCTTGCAAAGGCCCTGGCTGGGCGAAGGCCGCCAGGTCATCCGCCTCCAGCGATACGCGCGGCATGTTGGGGGCCGCGTCTCGATGCGGCGCGTCGCAGAACAGCAGGCGCGCACCACTGTCGGTGATCACATAGTCGGTCAGCGCCTTGGGGAATCGATGATTGACCGGCACGGCGACCAGCCCGGCGCGCATGATGCCGAGTACGGCCGCGATGGAAGCCACCGAGTTGAAGGCCAGCAAGGCAATGCGCTCCCCTACAGCGAAGCCGCGGGCACGCAGAGCACGGGCAATGCCATTGGCCAACTCGTCCAGTTCGCCGTAAGTGCAGCGCGACTCGTTCAACTGGCTGTCGAGGCCGATGAAGGCCAGTCGCTCGCCCGGGCTGTCGGGGCCGATCACGCTGCCCAGATTGGCGATCTGCGCATTCATGCCAGGCACTCCAGCACGGTGTCGAAGCCTGGGATGACGATGGTGACCCGATCGGCCTCCTGCCGATGGGGCAAACCGAGACTCGCGGCGCGGCGTGCCAGATCCGCCGGGGCGCCACCACGCAGGCCGATCGACACGAAGCGTTCGGGACGCCCGGGCTCTTCCTCTCCAACCTGCACACCCCTGATACGCCACGCCGCCTTATCGATAACCTCGACGCTGAATCGTCCGTCGAAGCGCCCCAAACGCTCGAACGCCTGGCGTGTCTGTTCGGGGTGCTCGCTGAGCACCGTCAGCCGCTCGATGCTGTGGATGCCGTTGGCGTGGCCCAGCCACTCGGGCCGCCAGACCAGCTCCGGTGTTTGGTGATGGCAGAAATACACCCGGCCAGCGGCGAACTGCCCAGGCACCAGCCGGACGGTGCCGAAGCGTGCTTCCAGCGAGGCACCATCGACCTCCACCGGCCTGGAGAAATGCTGCACCGGCTGAACCAGAAAGCCGGCCTGCACCAACGCCGCATGGGTGGCGCGGGGGTCGTCACTGGCCAGCACCAGGCCGTCGATACCAGGTGGGCTGTCGAGGATTTCCTGACGCAGACGCTCGCCCCCAACCGGCAGCCCGATCAACTCCAGGTAGCCCTCATCGAACATGATCAGGTTGTTGATCGAGCCGAGTGAGTGATGGCCACGGGGCGTGAGCGTAAAGCCCAGGCCCGCGAAGATGCCCGCCGCCGCATCGAGATCGAAGCGCGTGTTGATGACCAGGTGGTCCAGTGCCGCACTCATGGGATCACACCTTCGGGGCGGGCGTGGAATAGACGCCACGGCCGCTGGCGACCAGATTGCCTTCACCATCGAAGACCTGTGCTTCAGCCACCGAGAACTGCTTGCCGAACTTGATCACGGTGCCCGTGGCGCGCAGATCGCCTTTGGCTGGCCGGTGGTAGTCGACACGCAGATCGATGGTCGGCACGCCTTTGCCAGTCTTGGACACCAGCGCCCAGTCAGCGGTCAGGTCGACCAGCGCCGCGAGTATGCCGCCGTGGGTGTAGCCACCCTCGACATTCACCACCCATTCTTCGCGCCATTTTGCGCTGAGCTCGATGCTGCCCTCGCCCACAGCCAGAACCTGCAGGCCCAGCCATTGGTGATAAGGGCCCTTGAGCAGTTTGGCCTGGATATCGGCAGCGCTCGGAAGTGTCGTTTCGATCATGAGATCAATCCTGTTGAGTGTTCAGAAGGTCGTGCAGTCGCCCGCAAACGGGCGACTGCACGGTGCTGGTTGATGCAAGCGGATCAAGGCGTGACGACCACCTTGCCCAGCACTTCGCGATCACGGATCAGCGCCAGGCCTTCAGCGGCCTGTTCAAGGGGCAGTACGCGGTCGATGATCGGGTCGATCCGGCCTTCGGCGATCAGGTCGAGGAGCCCGACCAGGTTGTCTTCGTAAAAGCTGTTCGAGCCTTTGATGTTGAGCTCGAAGCTCCAGACGTAGCGCAGGTCTTCCTTGGGGTCGTGGCCGGCGGTAGCGCCACACACCAGCAGCGTGCCGCCGCGCTTGATGCACTTGAGCGATGGCAGCCAGGTGTCGCCGCCGGTGAAGTTGATCACCACGTCCACGCCGCCTTCGTAGTTGCGGCGCTGCGGCTTGCCGTACTGGCCGATGGCCCACTTGGAGAAGTCGGTGTCGCGGTAGTTGATGACGTGGTCGGCGCCCAGCGCCTTGAGGCGCTCGCCCTTCTCGTCACTGCCCGCACAGGCGATCACCTCGGCACCCAGCAGTTTGGCGAGAATCACGCAGGCGGTTCCCACGCCACCGCTGGCACCGAGGATCAGCACGCGGTCACCTGCCTTCACGGTGTTGTGGGTAATCAGCATGCGGTGGGCGGTGCCATAGGCCACTGGCAAGGCCGCTGCCTGTTCGAAACTCACGGCATCGGGCAGACGAATCAGTTGCCGCGCATCGACCAGGGCGTACTCGGCCATGCCGCCGTCGACCATCTCGCCCATCAGGCCAACGTCGGGTTTCAGCGGGTTGATCAGCACGCGGTCACCGACCTTCCAGCCTTCGACACCTTCACCCAGCTCGCTGATGGTGCCGGCCAGATCGAGGCCGATGACCACCGGCAGCGGCACCTTGATGCCGGGCATGCCCTTCACCGTGAAGACGTCGTGGTAATTGAAGGACGATGCGCCAACGCGAATTACCACGTGTCCGCTGCCCACTGCCGGTATCGGCTTGTCGGTGACGACGCGCAACTGGTCGAGGTCGCCGTGTTCGTCGAGTACCAGGGCTTTCATGGTCTTGCTCACAGTCGTTGTCTCCGTGATTACTTGATGTGTTTGGCTTGGTTGTAGGGTTCGGTGGCGAACAGGTCGTCCTTGAGTTCGCCCTTGATCAGGCCGCCGTCGACGAACACCTGGTGCTGACGACGCAGGGTCTCGATGTCCGCTGGCTCGAAGGCGATGCGGTTCATCGCATCCCACTGGCCGACGTACACGCGGGCATCCTTCTCCGGCAGGTTGGCGCTCTTCTGCAGAATGCGGACGACTTCATCCGGGTTCGCCTTGCCCCAGGCGAGTGTGTCGCGCAGGCCAGCGATGACGCGGGCGACAACCTCCGGTTTGTCGTCGACCAGCTTGGCGGCGACCGTGCCAACGCCGATATAAGGCACCGCATCGGAGTGCGTGAGGGTCTTCCATTCCTCGGCGAAGCTGCCCAGGCGCTTGACCTTCAGCTCGTCTTCGAGCTGGGCGATGGTGACCGAACGCAGGGCCGCTCCATCCACCTGCTTCTGCGCCAGGAACTGCGCCAGACGCGACTCGTTACCGCCGACCAGGGAGAAGTCATTGGTCTTGATGCCATGGTTGCCGGCCAACACCGCGCCGGCGATCACCGCCACCGAAGAGCCTGCCGGCGACATGCCGATCTTCTTGCCCTTGAGCTCGGCCAGCGAGGTGATCGGCGAATCAGCCGGCACCACGAACTGCACGTCGGCCGGCTGGGTCGCCGCGAAGATACGAATCGGCACACCTTCGGCTGCCGTCGAGAACACTCCGGCCAGCGGTGCGCCGAATGCCAGGTCGATAGAGCCGGCTGCCAGTGCGCGGATCGGCGCATTGACGTCGGGGAAGTGCACGAACTCGGCCTCGATGCCGCGTTTGGCGAGAAAATCCTTGGACTCGAGCACCGAGCCGTAGCCCAGGCTCACACCGCTGGTCCAGTAACCGATACGGACCTTGTCCGCCGAATGGGCAGCAAAAGGCAGCACCGCGGTCGCGGCCAGGGCAGCGACGGCAATCAACTTACGCATGGATTGATCCTTGATAGAGGGAGGAACTAGGGGGTTTTCCAACGAAACAACCGGCGCTCGAGGGGCTTCAGCACCCCCGCTTCGAGCGCCAACATCAGGGCGACGAGTAGCACGGTCCAGGCGAATACCTGGTCGCTCTGCACCAGATCCGCGGCCTGGCGCAGGCGATAGCCGATGCCATCGGAGGCGCCGAGCGTCTCGGCCACCAGCGATACCCGCCAGCCAAAACCGAACGCCAGGCGGGCACCGGAAAAGAAGTACGGCAGGATGCTAGGCAGCGAGATCTTCAGCAGAATCTGCAGCCGCGACAGGCGAAACGAGCGCGCCAGTTCGACGTATTGCCGCTCCACCGTCTTCGCGCCCTGCCAGACGTTGGTGAGGATCAGCGGCATGGCGGTCATGAACACCACGAACACTGTGGTGGCGTCGGAAATGCCGAACCAGATGATGGCGAAGATCGCCCAGATCGCCGACGACACGGTGTTGAACACCGACAGCACCGGCTCGAAGAAGCGCGCCAGTGCGGGGCTGCTGCCGAGCGCCAGGCCCAGCGGTGTGCCGACCAGCGTGGCGAGTGCGAAGCCGCTGAGCACCCGGCCGAGGGTGGCGCTCAGGTCATGCAGGAAGGTGTCGCTCTGCAGCAGGTTGCCCAGTGCGGTTAAAACCTTTTCCGGCCCGGGCAGCACGAACGATGGCAGGCGACCTGCGGCGTACCACCAGAACAGACCGACCACGGCGATCAATGCGAAGCGTTGCAGGGCGAGGCTGGAAAAGCGCTTGGCGGTATCCATGTCAGACCTCCAGACGCAGGCGACGAACCTGTTCGTTGACGGCAGGCTCGGTGGGCACCCGGGGGCGCGGCAAAGCCATTGAATGGATGGCGCGAATGCGACCAGGACGCGGCTCCAGCACCACCACCCGGTCGGCCAGCACCACGGCCTCCTCCACATCATGGGTGACGAACAGCACCGTCATGCCGGTGAGTGCCTGCAGACGCAGCAGCTCGTCGTGCATCTGGCTGCGGGTGTGCGGGTCGAGCTTGGAAAACGGCTCGTCCATCAGCAGCACCTGGGGTTTCACCACCAGGCTGCGCGCCAGAGCGACCCGGCTGCGCATGCCGCCGGACAATTGATGCGGCCAGGATTTCGCGAAGGCCTCGAGGCCCACCAGACGCAGCGCCTCGGCAACCCGTTGGGCGCGCTCGGCCTTGCCGATACCACTGCCCTCCAGACCGAAGGCGACGTTAGCCTGCACGCTGCGCCAAGGCAGCAGACGGTCTTCCTGAAACATGTAAGCGATGCGCCGCCAGTCGCTGAAAGCGCTCGAGGCCTGGCCAAACAGACTCAACCGGCCTTGATCCTGGGCGAGCAGCCCGGAAACGATATTGAGCAAGGTGCTCTTGCCACACCCCGACGTACCCAGCAGAGCGACCACTTCGCCCTGCCCCACCTCGAAGGAGATATCGCGCAGCACCTCAAGGGCATCGAAGCGCTTGCCGATCCCCTGCAAGATGATCGCCGATACCGTTAAGTCCTGATGCAGTGCGGCATTCATCGGGCGAACCTCGCCGCCAGCAGCGGCAGCGATGCACCGGCTTCGCTGAGGCTGGCGTAGACTTTTTCCAGGGTCATGGCCTGGAAGGTTTCGATATGCCGACGGGCGATCAGCTCGGCACGCTTGCCGTCGCCCTCTTCGAAAGCGGCGATCATGGCGTTGTGGTCGTGCTTGATCTCCGGCTTGGTGCCCTGGACGTTGAACCCCAGCGCCACTAGGCGCGTCATCTCGTCCATCAGGCCGGACAACGTGCGCAACAACCGTTCGTTGCCAGTGGCCCGGGCGATCTCCAGGTGGAACGCCTTGTTGGCGTCCATGAATACATCGATCTGATCAGGCAGTGAAACCAGATGGCGAACCCGGCAGGCAGCCTCCAGAACCCGTAGACGCTCGATGTCCACACGACCGACCGCCAGCCGAGCCGCCAACGGCTCGAGCTGCACACGCAGGGTGAAGACTTCCTCGACGTCCTTAACGGTGATCGGCGCGATCTGATAGCCCTTGCGCGGCAAAGACCTGACGAAGCCCTCATGGGACAGACGCGTCAGCGCGATCCGGCAGCTGCTTTTGCCAATCTCGTACAGCTCCATCAGCCCGGGCTCGGTGATCAGCGCCCCTGGCGTCAGGCGGCAGGACAGGATGTCGCGGCGAATGCGGGCGTAGGCGGAGTCACCCTGGTTGGCGCAGTCGAGCGGGTGATCGGCGGAAGCGATGATGAGTGACATTCGGCAGCCTTGACGGAAACGGTGAGCAGCTCACAGAAGTTGTCTGTGATGCCTACAGATGGCCGCTAAGCTAGAACAGAACATTGCAATTTCGAACGAATTAATTCCGCTAAACATATAAACCGAAAGAATAGACTGAGCTGCTCAAGGAAAATTTAATGCATAACCCGCTAGGCGCCTTGCACCGCCAGCCGGGCCTTTGAGCGGTATACGACACTCACTTTCCTCGACGCCAACAGCTACCGAAGGCGACGCATCAGGCGATTAGAAACCCCGAAATCGAATGCAATTTCCTGCCGGCCGACACAACGGCGACAGGCGCACCTTCGTGATGTCGATTTCCAGACGTGTCGTAGCGCTCAGTCTCAGCCACACACATCGCATTTATCTGATCAGGCATGGTCATTACCTGAGCGGCCTCGGCTGACTATTACTGGCCTGATCAGTCTGATGCTGCTTGCCTTGACGAAGAAATGGCTGGTTTTTTACTGTGATTTTTAAAGGTATGCCCAGTGCTGACTCAGCATGGATACCAATGCACAAGGAGTGGATAGCGTGAGTCCAATCAGAACAATCTGCCTGGCAATGGCAGTAATTGCAGCGAGCGCTTGCTCGACGCCAAACAACAAGAGCAGCAACGACGTGCAGGAGGCTGCCAAATTGCTGATAGGCCAACCTGCCAGCAACGCCTTCGCCGTATTCGGCAAACCCGACCAGGGCATGGGGCCATCGTCATACGGTTCGGGCGGCGGCCTCTACACCTGGAATCGCTTGCAGACACACCTGAGCCCCGAGAAAGAATTCATCAAAACGGGCGAAGAGTATGTTGGTGAGCAACAAACCTGGGTCACCATTGGTGGCAGAGGCATGACAGGCATCATGCCGGCTTACAGCCAACCGATTTACCGTGATGTTGGCTACTACGACAACGTCACCATCATCGACTACTTCTGCAGCATCACCCTCTTCACTGACAACAAGGACATCATCACCGATGCCTCGGTAGTCAATTGCGAAGATAAAAAGTAGCGTTTGTGAACGCTCAGTAACGCAAAAGGCCCGATACCGAAGGGAATCCCGCGGCAACGGGCCTGACTTTTTATCGACACACCTCATTCACGACCTGCAGCTCGCTGGCTGCAAGGCACTGTAAAAGAAGCCCTGGCGTTCGCCGAGCGCCGCACAGCCGGCACCGGAAAAAATCCCGCATACCCTTTTGCTTTCCTCCCGACAACAAAGCCTTGTACGCCCAAAAGACGAATGACCTGCATCATCAGTGACGACCATCCCTGAAAGCGCTGGGTATTCGTTACCGTCCTCCGTACAATGCGCGCCACACCTACGCAACTATGTGTCTGATGGCAGGCATGGCCCCGGCCTTTATTGCACAGCAATTGGGCCATTCGATACAGATTCTGCTGACCCGCGATGCCGATGGATTGATGGCGAAGGCAACTGGGCAGAGATGAAGAAGCTACGAATTGCCCCAAAACTGCCCCAAGACTGAATCCACACCCCTGAAACATGCGAGTTAGAGCACTTTGATTTCCACAGCTAATATCACGATGCAGTTCGGTGCCAAGCCGCTGTTCGAGAACGTGTCCGTTAAGTTCAACAACGGCAACCGCTATGGCCTGATCGGCGCCAATGGCTGCGGCAAGTCGACGTTCATGAAGATCCTCGGTGATGACCTCGAGCCCTCCGGTGGCCAGGTCATGCTCGAGCCGAACGTGCGTCTCGGCAAGCTGCGCCAGGATCAGTTCGCCTACGAGCAATTCAACGTGATCGACACCGTGATCATGGGCCACGAGGAGCTATGGAAGGTCAAGGCCGAGCGTGACCGCATCTACTCGCTGCCGGAAATGAGC
Coding sequences:
- a CDS encoding ABC transporter ATP-binding protein — its product is MNAALHQDLTVSAIILQGIGKRFDALEVLRDISFEVGQGEVVALLGTSGCGKSTLLNIVSGLLAQDQGRLSLFGQASSAFSDWRRIAYMFQEDRLLPWRSVQANVAFGLEGSGIGKAERAQRVAEALRLVGLEAFAKSWPHQLSGGMRSRVALARSLVVKPQVLLMDEPFSKLDPHTRSQMHDELLRLQALTGMTVLFVTHDVEEAVVLADRVVVLEPRPGRIRAIHSMALPRPRVPTEPAVNEQVRRLRLEV
- a CDS encoding PaaI family thioesterase, which produces MIETTLPSAADIQAKLLKGPYHQWLGLQVLAVGEGSIELSAKWREEWVVNVEGGYTHGGILAALVDLTADWALVSKTGKGVPTIDLRVDYHRPAKGDLRATGTVIKFGKQFSVAEAQVFDGEGNLVASGRGVYSTPAPKV
- a CDS encoding ABC transporter permease gives rise to the protein MDTAKRFSSLALQRFALIAVVGLFWWYAAGRLPSFVLPGPEKVLTALGNLLQSDTFLHDLSATLGRVLSGFALATLVGTPLGLALGSSPALARFFEPVLSVFNTVSSAIWAIFAIIWFGISDATTVFVVFMTAMPLILTNVWQGAKTVERQYVELARSFRLSRLQILLKISLPSILPYFFSGARLAFGFGWRVSLVAETLGASDGIGYRLRQAADLVQSDQVFAWTVLLVALMLALEAGVLKPLERRLFRWKTP
- a CDS encoding GntR family transcriptional regulator; the encoded protein is MSLIIASADHPLDCANQGDSAYARIRRDILSCRLTPGALITEPGLMELYEIGKSSCRIALTRLSHEGFVRSLPRKGYQIAPITVKDVEEVFTLRVQLEPLAARLAVGRVDIERLRVLEAACRVRHLVSLPDQIDVFMDANKAFHLEIARATGNERLLRTLSGLMDEMTRLVALGFNVQGTKPEIKHDHNAMIAAFEEGDGKRAELIARRHIETFQAMTLEKVYASLSEAGASLPLLAARFAR
- a CDS encoding VOC family protein, encoding MSAALDHLVINTRFDLDAAAGIFAGLGFTLTPRGHHSLGSINNLIMFDEGYLELIGLPVGGERLRQEILDSPPGIDGLVLASDDPRATHAALVQAGFLVQPVQHFSRPVEVDGASLEARFGTVRLVPGQFAAGRVYFCHHQTPELVWRPEWLGHANGIHSIERLTVLSEHPEQTRQAFERLGRFDGRFSVEVIDKAAWRIRGVQVGEEEPGRPERFVSIGLRGGAPADLARRAASLGLPHRQEADRVTIVIPGFDTVLECLA
- a CDS encoding ABC transporter substrate-binding protein — its product is MRKLIAVAALAATAVLPFAAHSADKVRIGYWTSGVSLGYGSVLESKDFLAKRGIEAEFVHFPDVNAPIRALAAGSIDLAFGAPLAGVFSTAAEGVPIRIFAATQPADVQFVVPADSPITSLAELKGKKIGMSPAGSSVAVIAGAVLAGNHGIKTNDFSLVGGNESRLAQFLAQKQVDGAALRSVTIAQLEDELKVKRLGSFAEEWKTLTHSDAVPYIGVGTVAAKLVDDKPEVVARVIAGLRDTLAWGKANPDEVVRILQKSANLPEKDARVYVGQWDAMNRIAFEPADIETLRRQHQVFVDGGLIKGELKDDLFATEPYNQAKHIK
- a CDS encoding class I adenylate-forming enzyme family protein, which produces MNAQIANLGSVIGPDSPGERLAFIGLDSQLNESRCTYGELDELANGIARALRARGFAVGERIALLAFNSVASIAAVLGIMRAGLVAVPVNHRFPKALTDYVITDSGARLLFCDAPHRDAAPNMPRVSLEADDLAAFAQPGPLQAFQPLGDEPAMMLYTSGSTGKPKGVVLSHRAHLWIVRTRLQATPLIDERALIAAPLYHMNALALALLVLASGATAILLPQFSAATYIEAIQRYRCTWLTAVPPMIAMMLREQALLERADLSSVRVVRMGSAPVSASLLEQIHRLLPNARIINAYGTTEGGPVVFGAHPQGLSSPVLSVGYAHPDVQLRLRDEAGELADEGVLELKSPGLMSGYHNRPDLAAPFTADGFYVTGDVFRRDTHGFHTFVGRRDDMFVSGGENIYPGEVEKLLERHPAVQQACVVPVEDEIKGFKPMAFVVRRQGSQVSEAEIKAFTLEHAPAYQHPRRVWFIDTLPLASTHKIDRKALLDKARQHLQDSGRTTGAPRDR
- a CDS encoding zinc-binding dehydrogenase, which codes for MSKTMKALVLDEHGDLDQLRVVTDKPIPAVGSGHVVIRVGASSFNYHDVFTVKGMPGIKVPLPVVIGLDLAGTISELGEGVEGWKVGDRVLINPLKPDVGLMGEMVDGGMAEYALVDARQLIRLPDAVSFEQAAALPVAYGTAHRMLITHNTVKAGDRVLILGASGGVGTACVILAKLLGAEVIACAGSDEKGERLKALGADHVINYRDTDFSKWAIGQYGKPQRRNYEGGVDVVINFTGGDTWLPSLKCIKRGGTLLVCGATAGHDPKEDLRYVWSFELNIKGSNSFYEDNLVGLLDLIAEGRIDPIIDRVLPLEQAAEGLALIRDREVLGKVVVTP